In a genomic window of Telopea speciosissima isolate NSW1024214 ecotype Mountain lineage chromosome 5, Tspe_v1, whole genome shotgun sequence:
- the LOC122661669 gene encoding probable BOI-related E3 ubiquitin-protein ligase 3 — MAIQAQQYPENLGFTLCGIQETMNSSGGFYDLYLNLQQQERMQQLQNINLLRNYNLGFENNPLVSSSSSSSSQSNPLSMAFSESLAADIDKQALEIDRYILLQNERLRLTLQEQRKHQMAILFRMMESKTVSLLRQKDEDIARAAKRTMELEECLKRAEMENQAWQRVTKEKESMVMALNNTLEQVKENNCYFLSAGAEESESCCDISQAHYRDEKEEEEKEPMRKMACKACNFRRSCVLFLPCRHLCSCKSCVTVLDSCPVCNSPKKASMEVLML; from the exons ATGGCTATTCAAGCGCAGCAGTATCCGGAGAATCTGGGTTTTACTTTGTGCGGTATCCAAGAAACAATGAATTCCAGTGGTGGGTTTTATGATTTATATCTCAATCTTCAGCAGCAAGAACGGATGCAGCAGTTACAGAATATCAATCTATTGAGAAATTACAATCTGGGTTTTGAAAACAATCCCCtggtatcttcttcttcttcttcttcatctcaaaGTAACCCTCTGTCAATGGCGTTTTCTGAGTCTTTAGCTGCTGATATTGATAAGCAAGCATTGGAGATTGATCGGTATATTCTATTACAG AATGAGAGACTCAGATTAACTCTGCAAGAGCAAAGGAAACATCAAATGGCTATCCTTTTTAGGATGATGGAATCAAAGACGGTGAGCTTACTGAGACAGAAGGACGAAGACATTGCAAGAGCGGCTAAAAGAAcaatggagttggaagaatgCTTGAAAAGGGCGGAGATGGAGAACCAAGCTTGGCAGAGAGTCACCAAAGAGAAAGAATCCATGGTTATGGCCCTCAACAACACTTTAGAACAGGTCAAAGAGAACAATTGTTACTTTCTATCAGCAGGAGCAGAGGAATCAGAGTCTTGTTGCGACATCTCTCAGGCACATTACAGagatgagaaagaagaagaagaaaaggaaccaATGAGGAAGATGGCTTGCAAGGCCTGCAATTTTCGAAGATCGTGCGTTCTTTTCCTTCCTTGCAGGCATCTCTGTTCGTGCAAGTCTTGTGTAACCGTCCTTGATTCTTGCCCTGTCTGTAATTCTCCAAAAAAGGCAAGCATGGAGGTCTTAATGTTGTAG
- the LOC122662834 gene encoding probable BOI-related E3 ubiquitin-protein ligase 2 encodes MAVQAKQYSENLDFTLGGTLEWKNSSGGFSDLYLNPQQQEQMQQLQNINLLGNHNLGFENSPLLSSSLSMAFSESLAAAQIDKQALEIDRYIQLQNERIRLALQEQRKHQMAIFLRRMESKAVSLLRQKDEDIARAAKRTMELEECLRKAEMENQAWQRFTKEKEAMVMALNNTIEHVKQNVFHFPSAGAEDTGSCCDISQVHPMRNMACKACNSRRSCVLFLPCRHLCSCKSCSSFLDSCPVCNSPKRGSIVVLMS; translated from the exons ATGGCTGTTCAAGCTAAGCAGTATTCGGAGAATCTGGATTTTACTTTGGGCGGTACGCTGGAATGGAAGAATTCCAGTGGTGGgttttctgatttatatctcaATCCTCAACAGCAAGAACAGATGCAACAGTTACAGAATATCAATCTATTGGGAAATCACAATCTGGGTTTTGAAAATAGTCCcctgctttcttcttctctgtccaTGGCGTTTTCCGAGTCTTTAGCTGCTGCTCAGATTGATAAGCAGGCATTGGAGATTGATCGATATATTCAATTACAG AATGAAAGAATCAGATTAGCTCTGCAAGAGCAAAGGAAGCATCAAATGGCTATCTTTCTAAGGAGGATGGAATCAAAGGCGGTGAGCTTACTGAGACAGAAGGATGAAGACATTGCAAGAGCGGCTAAAAGAAcaatggagttggaagaatgCTTGAGAAAGGCAGAGATGGAGAACCAAGCATGGCAGAGATTCACTAAAGAGAAAGAAGCCATGGTTATGGCCCTCAACAACACTATAGAACATGTCAAACAGAACGTTTTTCACTTTCCATCGGCCGGAGCAGAGGATACAGGGTCTTGTTGCGACATCTCTCAGGTGCATCCAATGAGAAACATGGCTTGCAAGGCCTGCAATTCTCGAAGATCGTGCGTTCTTTTCCTTCCTTGCAGGCATCTCTGTTCGTGCAAGTCTTGTTCATCCTTCCTTGATTCTTGCCCTGTCTGTAATTCTCCAAAAAGGGGGAGCATAGTAGTCTTAATGTcgtag